TGCCCGACGTCGGCGACGTAGAGGTCGCCGGTCAGACGGTCGAACGAGAAGCGCCACGGGTTGCGCAAGCCGAGCGCCCAGACGAGGCCGCGCTTCTTCCCCGCACGCGGGTTCGGATTGGTCGGCGGGACCGCGCGATACGGCGGCGTCTCGACGTCGACGTCGATGCGCAGCAGCTTGCCGAGCATGCGCGTCGGGTCCTGCGCGTTCTCGTCCGGATCCCCGCTCTGGCCGCCGTCGCCGGGGCCCATGTAGAGGTAGCCGTCCGCTCCGAAGGCGATCTGGCCGCCGTTGTGGTTGGTGCGCGGGTGCGGGATGCGCAGCACGATGCGCCTGGTCGACGGGTCCGCGCGGTCCGGGTCGAGCGCGCTCGCCTCGTAGCGCGCGAGCACGAGCCGTCCCCGGTTGTCGGTGTAGTAGACGAAGAAGCGGCGATTGCTCGCGTAGTCCGGGTGGAAGGCGATGCTGAACAGGCCGCGCTCGCCGACGAACGAAACCTTGTCCGTGATGTCGAGGAACGGGATCGGCAGCAGCGCGCCGTTGCGCACGATGCGCACCCGGCCCTCTTGCTCGACGATGAACAGGCGCTGCGTGTCGAGCGGCGGCGCGGCGAGGTAAACCGGCGACGCGAGTCCGGCGACGACGAGCTCGCTCGCGATCTCGTCGCCGATCGCGCGCGGCACGCCCGCGCAGAGCCCGCGCGAATCGGTGAGCACGCACTGCGGGGTGCAGCCGTCGCCTGCGTTCGGGTTGCCGTCGTCGCAGCTCTCGGTGCCCTCGACGACGCGGTTGCCGCAGCGCACCGTGCGCGCAAAGCACAGCTGCGGCGCCGGCGCGTTGCGCGCGAGCGTCCGCCCCGGACCGTTGGCCGCATAGGTCGTCGAGCGCGCGCAGAACGCCGCGTCGCCGATCGTCAAGCGAACATTGATCGGACCCTGCGCCTGCGTGACGCGGTACGGCCAGGCGCGCGAGACGCCGACGACCCTCAAGCTCCCGACGTTCCGCGTGGTGCGGATCTCGACGCGCCGGATCCCGGACGGCTTCGCAGGATCGACGTAGCGGTAGCCCGAGCCGGGCGGGTCGAGCGGCTGCCATCCGGATGGCGGGAGCGGGATGATGCCGCTCGCGCCGTCGCCCGGCCCGTTGCCGACGATCTCGAGCGTCGCGCCGCTCACGCGCGGATCGGGCACGTTCGCGCTCGCGAGCGCCGGCACGTTTACGGCGCGGAACACGACGCGCGCTCCCTTGGGATGCGTCTGGTCGCGCAGCAGCAGACGCGTCGTCGCGATCGGACGGTCGACGGCGTTCGCTGGGTCTGGGGTCGCGAGCACGGCAGCGGCCGATGCGACGAACAGCAGAGCGATCTGCAGCAGCATGTGAGCCCCCACGGCTGCGCGCGTAATGCCGCGTTTCGTTCGGCGTGGCGGCGAAGCAAGCTCCGCGCCCCGCGACTCATCGTGCGGAGGTGTGCGACTCGGGTCAACGCCACCTGGTGACGCGTGTATGCACTTCATGCGAAACGCAGCCGGGGATTGATCCGCGCGAGGCCGCGTTCATAGATGGCCGTCATGGCGGCGCAAACCGGCGGCGGTCGGTGGCATCCGCGGATCGTCGTCAACCAGGCCTCGACGCTCCGGCTGCCGCTCGCCGAGGACCTGGCGCTCTATCGCGAGCTCGGCGTCGAGCGCGTCACGCTGCTGTCGCGCAAGGTGGACGCCGCAGGCGATGACGAGGCGCTGCGCCTCGTGCGCGACGCTGGAGTGACGGTCGACAGCCTGATGGTCGGTCCGCTGCTCGAGCTCGCGCGTCCGGAGCAGTGGGAGGAGGGCAGGAGCGCGCTGCGGCGGATGCTCGCGCGGGCCCGACGCTTCGGCGCCGACTGCGTGGTGATCACGAGCGGCCCCGCCGGAACGCTGACCTGGGAGGACGCGGCAGACGCGCTCGCGACCGCGCTCGAGCCGGTGATCGCCGAGGCGCGCGCGGAAGGCATGACGATCGCGGTCGAGCACACCAACAACCTGCGCTTCGACCTCGGCTTCCTGCACAACCTGCGCGACACGATCGACGTCGCTCGCCGGATCGGTCTGCGCGTCTGCATGGAGGTGAACAGCGTCTGGGGCGAGCGCGCGCTGCGCGACACGATCCGCGCCGGCGTCGATCTCCTCCGCATCGTGCAGGTGAACGACTTCGTCGTCCCGACGACGTCGACGCCGGACCGCGCGGTGCCGGGCGACGGCGTCATCCCGCTCGCGCGCATCGTCGGCGAGCTCGAGGCGGCGGGCTACCGCGGTCCGTACGAGATCGAGATCGTGGGACCGCGCATCGAGGCGGAAGGCTATCCGAGCGCGCTGCGGCGCAGCCTCGAGCACGTCGATGCGCTGCTGCGCGGGCTCGCGTAGGCTTCGCGCCGCTCAGGCGCCGGGGCGCGCGGTCTCGCTCTGCAGCCGGTCGCTCAGGATGCGCGCCAGGTTGCGGTAGAGCTGCGCCGCGGTGCGCGGGTAGCGACGCTGCACGCGGGCGAGCGCGCGCTCGTTGACCGTCAGCACCTCGAGCGGCTCGGTGGCGATCACGTCGGCGGTGCGCTGGTGGCTGCGGATCAGCCCCATCTCGCCGAACACGTCGCCGCGTCCGAGCTCGCGCACCATGCGCTCCTGGCCGTTCACGTGCACGCGCACCTCGGCCTTGCCGTCGATGATGACGTACATCTGGTCGCCGACCTCGCCTTGACGCACGACGTGCTGGCCGCGCTCGTGGGTCTCGAGCCCGGCGAGCAGCGCGACGAGCCGCGCCTGCGACGGACGCAGGTTCTGGAACAGCGGGATCGTGCGGTGCGGGTCGCGTCCGAGCTTGACGCCGAGCAGGTCCCACAGCGTGATGATGCGCGTCGTCGCGAGCAGCGCCGGGAAGAGCGCGAGCTCCGTGACGATCGCCGCGAGGATCGTGATCGCCGACAGCGCGCCGAACTGCTGCAGCGGGACGAAGGTCGAGATCGCGAGGCTCGCGAAGCCGAAGAAGAGCAGCAGCGAGTTGAACAGCGCCGGCTTTCCGACGCTCGAGAACGTGCGCACCATCGCCGTTTCCTGATCGGCGGTGCGCTTGATCTCCGAGGAGAGCCTGCTCATCAGGTGGATCGTGTCGTCGACGACGATGCCGAGCACGATCGACGCGATGATCGTCGTGCCGAGGTTGAGCGGCGCTCCCGTGAGGCCCATCAAGCCAAAGAAGACGATCACCGGCACGAAGTTCGGCACCATGGCGATCAGGCCGATCCGCGCCGAGAGGAACATCAGCGCCATGACCGCGAAGATCGCGACCGTCGCCATGGCGAGGCTCCCGATCTGACCGCTGACCAGGTCGCTGGTCGTCTCCATCATCAGGATCAGATTGCCGGTCGCGCGGGCGCGCAGCTCGGGCGGGAAGGTCTGCGCGGCGAAGCGGTGGATCTGGCCGACGAGGCGCTCGATGTCGCTCGAGCGCGCGAGCGTCGTGCGCACCAGGATGTGCGTGCGCGAGAAGTCGGAGTTGACGACGCGCTGGAACGACTTCGGGCTCGAGGCGACGAGCTGCAGCACGGAGTCGAGCTGCGCCGGGTTCTCCCAGAAGGTCGTCGGCGCGCCCGCCGGCGCGCCGCCCTCGGCCGCGCCGCTCTCGACCACGTTGCCGTGCTCGTCGATGATGATGTCGCCCTCGGCGCCGGCGCTCGCCTGGTTGCCGCGGTCGAGCAGCTCCGCGTAGTCGACGAAGGAGATCGTCTTGTCGACGCCCGGCAGCGAGTCGATGTGCTTCTGCAGCGCGCGGATCCGCTCGAGCGTGTCGAGCTTCTTCATCGTCCCGGGCGCGTCGGCGTCGATGGCGACGTAGAACGCCATGCTGCCGACCAGGTTCTCGTTGATCGCGTCGGTCGCCTTGCGCACCGGGTCGTCGGGACCGAAGAACGAGCTCAGGTTGTTGTCGACCTGGATCTTCGGGATCTGCGTCAAGCACACCGCGCAGAGCACGGCGGTCGCGAGGATCACGGTCGTGCGCCGCCGGATGCTGAAGGTCGCGATGCCGGCGAGGAAGCGGCTCACCGTTGGCGAGTAGTCCTCGCGCACCGTGCGCGGCAGGGACAGCAAGGCGAGGATCGACGGCACGACGACCAGCGCCATCACGAACGCGATCGCGACGCCGATCGCCGCGTAGATGCCGAGCTGTCGAATGCTGACGATCTGGTTCGTGACCAGCGACAGGAAGCCGATGATCGTCGTGATCGCCGTGATGACGATCGGCATGCCGGTGTCGCGCAGCGTGTGCAGCGCGGCCTCGCGCGGCGATCCGGCGGTCGACGTGGCTTCGTAGTAGTCGGCGAGGACGTGCAGGCAGTAGGCGCCGGCGAGCACCAGCAGCAGCGGCGGCAGGGCGAGCGTGCCGAGGCTGAGCGGCGTGTCGGCGAGCGCCATGATGCCGAGCGTCCACACGAGCGTGACCGAGATCGCGGTCAGCGGCAGCAGCACACCGCGCACCGAGCGGAAGCAGAGCGCGAGGGTGACGACGATGATGCCGAAGGCGATCGGCACGAAGCGCGACAGGTCCTTCCACATCGCGTCCGCCGCGTAGACCTTGAAGTGCGGCAGCCCGGTGTAGACGACCTGCTCCGGTCCGTTCGCGCGCGCGACGATCTCCTCGATCTCTTGGTCGATCCCGCGACGCGCGAACTCCTCGTCGCTCATCTCCTCGAAGAAGACGTTGAGCGCAGCCGCGCGGCCGTCGGGGGAGACGAGGTTCTTCAGGTAGATCGGACGCTCGGCGAGCTTCGCCTTGAGCTCGGCGATCTCTGCGGGCGAGCGCGGGATCGTCTCGATGAGCGGCGGCGGGTCGAGAACGTCGGCAACCGGGTCGACGGCGTTCGTCAAGCTCACGACCTCGGCGACGCCGTCGATGGCCGCGATCTCGTCGGTCAGGCGGCGGATCTTCTCGAGCGTCTCCGGCCGGTAGACGTCGTCGGTGATGACGCCGACGACGCCGATCTCGTCGCTGCCGAAGAGGCGGCGGATCTCGTCGTAGTACGCCTTGTCGGCGTCACCCTCGGCGAGCAGGGTCTCGACGGAGGCGTCGAGCCGGGTCTCGCGCGCGTGCCAGGCGAAAAATACCGTGGCCGCGGCGACGACCAGCAGCACCGCCTTCGGCCACTCGACGATTGCGCGATAGACCCGCTCCATGACCCGCTCCGGGTGAATTCCGACAAGATTTCCCGGAAGCGGTTCTTCTATCGAGCCTGGCTGGCTGTCAAACCGCTGCTGGCTCCGAAGACGCGTCGGACGCGCTCGACGCGAGCTCCTCGCGCGGCGCGAGCGGCCGCGCCGCGACGATGCGTCCGCGCATCCACAGACCGCCGTCCGGATCGCGCAGCACCTCGCCGACGCGCGCCGGGTGGTGAATTTCGAGCTCGACGGGCTCCTCGCGCGCGAGCAGCTCCTCGTCGACCGGGTTCATGCCGCCGAGACGCTCGGCGACGAGGTGCGCCGGATACGAGAAGCGACGGCGGATGGTGCGCGTCGGTCCGACGCGCGGGCACAGCGCCTCGTCGAGCTCGAGCAGCTTCATCGCCTGCCCGACGAGATCGCCGCGTCCTGCGTCGACGAACCACTTCGCGGTCGCTGCGCGGATCACGCGGTAGGCGCGCTCGCGGTTCGACAGCAGATCGATGTAGAGGTCGGCGCGGCTCTCGTACGCCGCCATGCGATCGACCTCGCCGTTCGCATCGAGGCTGAAGCCGAGCTCGCACAACAGCTCGCGCAGCACCGCACGCAGCAGCCCCGTCGTCGACACGCCACCGGCGAACGCCGTGAAGCGCGCGGTGATCGGCATCATCTGCCCGCGCGCGAGCATGATGTACGCCGTGATCAGGAAGTAGCCCTCGCAGCCCTCGTCCACCGTGAAGGTGTGGCAGCCGACGACATACTCGCCCTTGGCCTTGCCGTAGCCCGCGACCGGCAGCGTCTTGAGCTGGTATTCCTCGCGGCGCTCGTAGAACTCGGTGCCGGGCAGCAGCGTGTAGCCGAAGATGTTGACGTTCGGGAAGATCGTCAGCAGGTGGTCGAGGTTCGCCTCGAACTCCTGCAGCGTGTCGCCGGGCAAGCCCCAGATCAGCTCGGCGCAGATCGGCACGCCCTCCGCCGCGAGCTCCTTGACGACCGGCTCGTAGTCGTTGGCGCGCATGTTGGTGCGGTGGCTGAGCTCGAGCGCGCGCGGCGTCAGCGTCTGCAGCGCGAAGTTGTAGTGCGGCAGAAGGCCGTTGGCGTGCATCAGGCGCACGATCTCGCGCACGCGCGCGTTGTGGTTCTTCGACCAGGAGGTCGCGAAGGTCTGCGGCAGCCCCGTGCGCTGACGCAGCTCGACGATCATCTTGGCCTTCTCGAGGTCTTCGCGCAGCGCGCCGAAGTTCGAGTCGCAGAGCCAGATGTCCTGGATGCCGCCCGCGACCATGCGCTCGAGGTCGCTGCGGATGCGCGGCAGCGAGAACTGGAACATCTTGGTGCCGATCGCGCCCGTGCCCCACTCGCAGAACGAGCAGCGGTACGGACAGCCGCGGCTGGTCTCGTAGGCGACGTGCGCGTAGAGCGGCTTGCCGTCCTCGTCGCGGAGCTGGATCACGTCGAGCGCGCTCGGCAGCTCGTCGAGGCACGTCGTGCGCGGCCGATCCGGGGTGCGGCGCGGCTTGCCGTCCGCGTCGAGGAACGCGCAGCCCGCGATGCTCGGCCACGCTTCGCGTCCCGGTGCGTCGAGGATCTCGGTGAACGTCTTCTCGCCCTCGCCGAGCACGATGAGATCGATGCCGTCCTCGAACAGGAAGTCCTCGGCGCGCTGCACGTGCGGTCCGCCGGCGACCACCAGCGTCTGCGGCGCGTCTTGCTTGACGCGGCGGGCGAGGGTCAGGAACTCGGCGACGTTCCACGTGTAGCAGCTGAGCCCGATCACCGGCTCGACGCCCGCCTCGAGCGCCTCGCGCACCCGCGGCAGGACGCGCTGCGGCCACTCGGTGTCGAGCCAGCGCGGCACGTCGGTCGCGTCGCGGAAGTGCACGAGCTCGACGTCGGTGTGGGCGGCCGTGGCGCCGTGCGCTCGGAAGTAGGCCTTGAGCCCGCCGGTGGTCATCGGCGGCCCGAAGAACTGCTCGGTGTCGAGGCTGAAGAGGTAGACGGGACGGCGCATGGAGGTCGGGCGTGCCATGCGAGGGGCCGAGCCGCAACCGCGCGGGGCGATTTTGCCCGACGAGTCGGCGTCTCGTCCGGGGCGGCCGGCCGCGCGGCGACGCAAGGCTCCGCGCCGCCGACGCGGCGGCCGCCGCTCAGGGCACCGGCGGCAGGAAGGCGCGGTCCGCCGCGAGCTCCTCGACCAGCCACGGCCCGAGGCCGACCCGCAGCGCGGCCTCGATCCGGTCGCTCCGCCAGTGCAGACGCTTGGTCGAGAACAGCGGATCGGGATCCGACTGCCACTCGCGGAACGCTTCCAGCGCCTCGTGGGTGGCGCGCTGGACGCTGCCGCGCTCGCGCATCCGCCCGAGCCAGGCGGCGAGGCGCGGGTGCTTCGCCCCGTCGATGCCGTCGCCGACGAGCTCGGCCATGATCAGGTGCGGGACGACCGCGATGTCGGCCCGGGTCAGCGTCGCGCCGGCGAGGTATTCGTTGGCCCCGAGCTCGTGCTCGAGCTGCGCGTGGCAGCGCTGCAGGACCTCGCTGGCCGTGCGCGCCGCCTCGGGGTGGCTCTGCACGAGGTCGGGGCGGAACGCCTTCATCACCCCGAGGACGAGCACCGCGCCGTCGAGCGGTCCGTCGGCGAACTTCTCGAGCAGCCGGACGCGTGCGCGCGCCGCCGGATCGTCGGGCAGCAGCGACGGCGGGATGCGGTCGTCGAGGTACTCGCAGATCACCGCCGAGTCGTAGAGCACGGCGTCGCCGTCGCACAGCGCGGGCACCTCGCCGCGCGGGTTGATCTCGAGCAGCCGCTCGCGATCGGCGTGCGTGCGGATCTCGTGCTTGTCGAACTTGATGCCCTTCTCGTAGAGCGCGAGCCGCACCTTGAACGCGTACGGGCTCATGATGTTGTCGAACAGCTCCATGTCGGCTCCTTCTGATTGACCCCGTGCTCGGGCGCTGACGTGTCCGCCGGAGTGCTCGCAGCGAGCTTCGTGCCGCGTCGGTGGGCCGCGTCGTCTCGTGTGCGGCGACGCTCGTCGCGTGCCGCACCTGCTGCAGCCTTGCAACGCGCGTGGCGGTGAAGCAACGGGCGCGCGCGCACGCCGCGCGAGAGCCGTCCGTGCGGTGTCGCGGCGCTTGCGCGTGGTCGCGCGCTCGCGCCGCGTGGCCCCGCGCTTGCTGCGTCAAGCGACGGAAGAAGGAGCGTCTCGTGGAAGCGTTGATGGAACTCTCGTGGCGCCTCTATCCGGCGACGGTGCTCGGCTGCGTCGGCGCCGTGCTCGTCGTGCGCGGCTGGCGCACGTTCCTCCGCGTGCGGACGCAGGGCCGCGACCCCGAGCGCGCGCTGCGGGTCGCGCGCGCCCTGCGCGTCGTCATCCTCGGGATCTGCGTGACGACCTTCGCCGCGGCGTGGCTCGCGCAGCTCGGCTGGCTCGCGGGGCTCGCGCTGATCGTGGTCGGCGAGGAGATGCTCGAGACGAGCTTGATGGTCGCGACGCTCGAGGACGGACGCCGGCGCGAGCTGCGTCGGCAGGCGATCGCGACGTGAGCCGTCGATCCGCAGCGCGGGCGCTGCACGCGTCCGCGCCACGCATCGCGGCTGCGCGTCTTGCGGTGGCTGTGGGGATCGTCGAGGATCGAAGGACATGCCCGACGCATCGTTCGACGTCCTCGTCATCGGCGGCGGCCCGGGCGGCTACGTCGCGGCGATCCGCGCCTCCCAGCTCGGCTTCGCGACCGCGGTCGTCGAGCGCGAGCACCTGGGCGGCATCTGCCTCAACTGGGGCTGCATCCCGACCAAGGCGCTGCTGCGCGCCGCCGAGATCGCGCACGTGCTGCGCGATCAGGCGAAGGACTTCGGCTTCGACGTCCCGAGCTGGAAGCTCGACATGAAGCGCGTCGTCGCGCGCTCGAGACGCGTCGCGGACCGCCTGTCGCGCGGTGTCGCGGGGCTCATGAAGAAGCACAAGATCCGCGTCTACGACGGCAGCGGCGCGCTCGCCGCGCCGGGTCTGGTGCGGGTCGCGAAGCCCGGCGAGCGCGACTTCGAGCTCGGCGCGCGCCACGTCATCCTCGCGACCGGCGCGCGCCCGCGCACGCTGCCCGGCCTCGAGCCCGACGGCAAGCGCATCTGGACCTACAAGGAAGCGATCGTCCCGGAGGATCTGCCGGCGTCGCTGCTGGTCGTCGGCTCGGGCGCGATCGGGATCGAGCTCGCGAGCTTCTATCGCCAGCTCGGCTCCGAGGTGACGGTGGTCGAGGTGCTGCCGCGCATCCTGCCCGCGGAGGACGAGGAGATCTCGACGCTCGCGCGCCGCATCTTCGAGAAGCAGGGCATGAAGATCCACACCGGCGCGAAGGTCGGACCGCTCGACGCCTCCGGTGACGGCGTCTCGGCGGAGATCACGCTCTCCGACGGCAAGACGACGCGCGTGAGCGCGGACCGTGCGATCCTCGCCATCGGCATCACCGGCAACGTCGAGAACATCGGCCTCGAGGGCACCGGCATCGTGGTCGACAAGGGGCACGTCGTCGTCGACCAGTGGCTGCAGACCGGCGAGCCCGGGATCTACGCGATCGGCGACCTGGTCGGTCCGCCGTGGCTCGCGCACAAGGCGATGCACGAGGGCGTGATCTGCGTCGAGCACATCGCGGGCGAGCCCGTCGAGCCGCTCGACACGACGCTGATCCCGGGTTGCACGTACAGCTTGCCGCAGATCGCGAGCGTCGGCCTCACCGAGGCGGCGGCGCGCGCGGAAGGTCGAGAGATACGGGTCGGACGCTTCCCGTGGCTCGGCAACGGCAAGGCGATCGCGCTCGGCGAGACCGAGGGCATCGTCAAGACAATCTTCGACGCGCGAACCGGCGAGCTGCTCGGCGCGCACATGCTCGGCCCGGAGGTGACGGAGCTCATCCAGGGCTACGTCGTCGCGCGCGGTCTCGAGACCACCGAGCACGAGCTCATCCGGACGATCTTCGCGCACCCGACGCTGTCCGAGGCGATGCACGAGTCGGTGCTCGCGGCGTACGGGCGCGTGCTGCACGTCTGAGCGGCGCGCGCGGCGTTTCCCGCCACGCTCCAGTTTTCCCGCCCGGCGGCCGATAGCCATCGAGAGATGGGGTCGGTGTCGCCATGGGAAGCATGAGCGCGAGCCCGCAGGGCGGGACGGAGACGGCGGCGAAGCCGAGCGCCAAGTTGCTCATCATCGATGACGACCCGGTCATCACCTTCCTGCTGCGCAGCGTCCTCGAGCGCGCCGGCTACGAGTGCCTGGTGGCGCCGGACGGCGACAGCGCATGGCAAGTGCTGTCCCCCGACGTCTCGCTCGTCCTGCTCGACATCATGATGCCGGGGCAGAACGGGCCCGAGATCCTGCGCCGCATGCGGCTCGATCCGATGCTCGCCGACATCCCGGTGATCTTCGTCACCGGACGCTCGGACGCGGCGACCCGCATCCAGTGCCTGGCGATGGGTGCCGCGGGCTTCGTCGTGAAGCCGTTCCACGCGCGCGACGTGCTGAACCAGGTGCGGCTCGCGCTCGAGCGTCCCGAGGTCGACGACGCGGCGGACGACGACGCGACCGATCCGCTCGAGACCGCGCTCGAGGCCGAGCTCGCTCCCGCATCGGGTCTCAACGGCGATCTCACGCCGAGCGACCTCGAGAGCATGCCGGTGTCGCAGCTGCTGCGGAGCTTGCTCGCCGAGCGGCGCGCGACGCGGCGCTCGCTCGCGAGCCACCGCCGCCTGGTCTCGGCGCTCTTCCGCCTCCACCAGGCGATGAGCGAGGGCGAGAACCCGCGCGAGCTCGCGCAGTCGATCGTGGCGCTCGCGCAGAAGGCGCTCCGTGCGCGGTGCGCCGAGCTGTGGGTACCGGAGGACGGTCACCTCGTGCGCCTCGCGGCGCTGCCCGCAGAGGGCCACCGCGGAGACGGCTTCGCGCTCGACGGCGCGGAGCCACCGGCGCGCGCCTGGCGCGAGTGGCTGACCATCGAGAGCACGCCCGACAACGGCGAGGAGATCGAGCTGCACTTCCCGCTCACCGTCGGCACCGATCGCATCGGCGTGCTGTCGATGTGCTTCACCGCCGCGGACCGGCCGTCGGAGAGCCTCGCCGGCTTCTTCTGCGCCGAGGTGGCGCTGGCGCTCGACTCGGCGATCCGTCTCGAGCACGCGCGCAGCGAGGCGCTCACCGATCCGCTCACCGGCGTCTACAACCGCCGCTTCCTCGAGACGCGTCTCGCCGACGAGCTGCGTCGCGCGCGCGAGATCGGCACCTCGACGAGCGTGCTGTTCATCGACATCGACCGCTTCAAGTGGTTCAACGACACCTTCGGGCACGAGGTCGGCGATCGCCTGCTGCGCTCGGCGGCGGAGGCGCTCGCGGCCCAGCTGCGCAGCGTCGACGTGGTCGCGCGCTTCGGCGGCGACGAGTTCGTCGTCATCCTGCCGGACACCGACCGCGCCGGCTCGGCGGTGGTCGCGGCGCGCTTGCAGGACGCGCTGCTGCGCATCGCGAACGACGCGCTGCCGCCGGGCAACGAGCTCACCGTGACGATCGGCGGCGCGACCTCGCCCGAGGACGGCGTACGTCCCGCCGAGCTGCTCGCGCGCGCGGACTCCGCGA
This window of the Candidatus Binatia bacterium genome carries:
- a CDS encoding MMPL family transporter, which encodes MERVYRAIVEWPKAVLLVVAAATVFFAWHARETRLDASVETLLAEGDADKAYYDEIRRLFGSDEIGVVGVITDDVYRPETLEKIRRLTDEIAAIDGVAEVVSLTNAVDPVADVLDPPPLIETIPRSPAEIAELKAKLAERPIYLKNLVSPDGRAAALNVFFEEMSDEEFARRGIDQEIEEIVARANGPEQVVYTGLPHFKVYAADAMWKDLSRFVPIAFGIIVVTLALCFRSVRGVLLPLTAISVTLVWTLGIMALADTPLSLGTLALPPLLLVLAGAYCLHVLADYYEATSTAGSPREAALHTLRDTGMPIVITAITTIIGFLSLVTNQIVSIRQLGIYAAIGVAIAFVMALVVVPSILALLSLPRTVREDYSPTVSRFLAGIATFSIRRRTTVILATAVLCAVCLTQIPKIQVDNNLSSFFGPDDPVRKATDAINENLVGSMAFYVAIDADAPGTMKKLDTLERIRALQKHIDSLPGVDKTISFVDYAELLDRGNQASAGAEGDIIIDEHGNVVESGAAEGGAPAGAPTTFWENPAQLDSVLQLVASSPKSFQRVVNSDFSRTHILVRTTLARSSDIERLVGQIHRFAAQTFPPELRARATGNLILMMETTSDLVSGQIGSLAMATVAIFAVMALMFLSARIGLIAMVPNFVPVIVFFGLMGLTGAPLNLGTTIIASIVLGIVVDDTIHLMSRLSSEIKRTADQETAMVRTFSSVGKPALFNSLLLFFGFASLAISTFVPLQQFGALSAITILAAIVTELALFPALLATTRIITLWDLLGVKLGRDPHRTIPLFQNLRPSQARLVALLAGLETHERGQHVVRQGEVGDQMYVIIDGKAEVRVHVNGQERMVRELGRGDVFGEMGLIRSHQRTADVIATEPLEVLTVNERALARVQRRYPRTAAQLYRNLARILSDRLQSETARPGA
- the lpdA gene encoding dihydrolipoyl dehydrogenase yields the protein MPDASFDVLVIGGGPGGYVAAIRASQLGFATAVVEREHLGGICLNWGCIPTKALLRAAEIAHVLRDQAKDFGFDVPSWKLDMKRVVARSRRVADRLSRGVAGLMKKHKIRVYDGSGALAAPGLVRVAKPGERDFELGARHVILATGARPRTLPGLEPDGKRIWTYKEAIVPEDLPASLLVVGSGAIGIELASFYRQLGSEVTVVEVLPRILPAEDEEISTLARRIFEKQGMKIHTGAKVGPLDASGDGVSAEITLSDGKTTRVSADRAILAIGITGNVENIGLEGTGIVVDKGHVVVDQWLQTGEPGIYAIGDLVGPPWLAHKAMHEGVICVEHIAGEPVEPLDTTLIPGCTYSLPQIASVGLTEAAARAEGREIRVGRFPWLGNGKAIALGETEGIVKTIFDARTGELLGAHMLGPEVTELIQGYVVARGLETTEHELIRTIFAHPTLSEAMHESVLAAYGRVLHV
- a CDS encoding PQQ-dependent sugar dehydrogenase, giving the protein MLLQIALLFVASAAAVLATPDPANAVDRPIATTRLLLRDQTHPKGARVVFRAVNVPALASANVPDPRVSGATLEIVGNGPGDGASGIIPLPPSGWQPLDPPGSGYRYVDPAKPSGIRRVEIRTTRNVGSLRVVGVSRAWPYRVTQAQGPINVRLTIGDAAFCARSTTYAANGPGRTLARNAPAPQLCFARTVRCGNRVVEGTESCDDGNPNAGDGCTPQCVLTDSRGLCAGVPRAIGDEIASELVVAGLASPVYLAAPPLDTQRLFIVEQEGRVRIVRNGALLPIPFLDITDKVSFVGERGLFSIAFHPDYASNRRFFVYYTDNRGRLVLARYEASALDPDRADPSTRRIVLRIPHPRTNHNGGQIAFGADGYLYMGPGDGGQSGDPDENAQDPTRMLGKLLRIDVDVETPPYRAVPPTNPNPRAGKKRGLVWALGLRNPWRFSFDRLTGDLYVADVGQNEIEEINFAPASSTGGENYGWDIFEGSSCFEPPSASGCPGPSSFTFPVAEYTHAAGCSVTGGFVYRGCAIPELHGTYVYSDFCSSFVRTFRGVAGGVAQNPRDRTVELTPTGGRRFNNIVSFGEDARGELYLLDRDGEVYRIVPR
- a CDS encoding glutathione S-transferase family protein, with the translated sequence MELFDNIMSPYAFKVRLALYEKGIKFDKHEIRTHADRERLLEINPRGEVPALCDGDAVLYDSAVICEYLDDRIPPSLLPDDPAARARVRLLEKFADGPLDGAVLVLGVMKAFRPDLVQSHPEAARTASEVLQRCHAQLEHELGANEYLAGATLTRADIAVVPHLIMAELVGDGIDGAKHPRLAAWLGRMRERGSVQRATHEALEAFREWQSDPDPLFSTKRLHWRSDRIEAALRVGLGPWLVEELAADRAFLPPVP
- a CDS encoding TIM barrel protein — translated: MAAQTGGGRWHPRIVVNQASTLRLPLAEDLALYRELGVERVTLLSRKVDAAGDDEALRLVRDAGVTVDSLMVGPLLELARPEQWEEGRSALRRMLARARRFGADCVVITSGPAGTLTWEDAADALATALEPVIAEARAEGMTIAVEHTNNLRFDLGFLHNLRDTIDVARRIGLRVCMEVNSVWGERALRDTIRAGVDLLRIVQVNDFVVPTTSTPDRAVPGDGVIPLARIVGELEAAGYRGPYEIEIVGPRIEAEGYPSALRRSLEHVDALLRGLA
- a CDS encoding cobalamin-dependent protein (Presence of a B(12) (cobalamin)-binding domain implies dependence on cobalamin itself, in one of its several forms, or in some unusual lineages, dependence on a cobalamin-like analog.), encoding MRRPVYLFSLDTEQFFGPPMTTGGLKAYFRAHGATAAHTDVELVHFRDATDVPRWLDTEWPQRVLPRVREALEAGVEPVIGLSCYTWNVAEFLTLARRVKQDAPQTLVVAGGPHVQRAEDFLFEDGIDLIVLGEGEKTFTEILDAPGREAWPSIAGCAFLDADGKPRRTPDRPRTTCLDELPSALDVIQLRDEDGKPLYAHVAYETSRGCPYRCSFCEWGTGAIGTKMFQFSLPRIRSDLERMVAGGIQDIWLCDSNFGALREDLEKAKMIVELRQRTGLPQTFATSWSKNHNARVREIVRLMHANGLLPHYNFALQTLTPRALELSHRTNMRANDYEPVVKELAAEGVPICAELIWGLPGDTLQEFEANLDHLLTIFPNVNIFGYTLLPGTEFYERREEYQLKTLPVAGYGKAKGEYVVGCHTFTVDEGCEGYFLITAYIMLARGQMMPITARFTAFAGGVSTTGLLRAVLRELLCELGFSLDANGEVDRMAAYESRADLYIDLLSNRERAYRVIRAATAKWFVDAGRGDLVGQAMKLLELDEALCPRVGPTRTIRRRFSYPAHLVAERLGGMNPVDEELLAREEPVELEIHHPARVGEVLRDPDGGLWMRGRIVAARPLAPREELASSASDASSEPAAV